From the Takifugu flavidus isolate HTHZ2018 chromosome 12, ASM371156v2, whole genome shotgun sequence genome, one window contains:
- the aamdc gene encoding mth938 domain-containing protein yields the protein MSSPEISSLSWGHMEVKGCSTSYKDCKVWPGGSRAWDWRETGTNHHPGVQPADLEEVLKKGIDTLVIGRGMNEALQVPSATLEFVKQTGVDVTVLQTEKAVAEYNKLAGKGAKVGGVFHSTC from the exons ATGTCGTCTCCTGagatctcctctctctcctgggGCCACATGGAGGTGAAGGGATGTTCCACCAGTTACAAGGACTGTAAAGTCTGGCCTGGAGGCAGCCGAGCCTGGGACTGGAGAGAGACTGGGACTAAC CATCACCCAGGAGTCCAGCCTGCCGATCTGGAGGAGGTGTTGAAGAAGGGTATCGACACGCTGGTCATTGGTAGAGGCATGAATGAGGCCCTGCAG GTTCCTTCGGCCACGCTGGAGTTTGTGAAACAGACCGGCGTTGACGTCACGGTGCTGCAGACAGAAAAGGCTGTGGCTGAATACAATAAACTAGCTGGCAAAGGTGCCAAAGTGGGCGGAGTCTTCCATTCCACCTGCTGA